Sequence from the Lepidochelys kempii isolate rLepKem1 chromosome 7, rLepKem1.hap2, whole genome shotgun sequence genome:
CCAAGGGgacctgctggctgggcagggtgcAGTTTGGTTAACCCCAATGCTCAGAACTCCCAGTCTTTGCTTTAAGTGTCTGACATTAGCCTTAACCCGAGGTGGCCTCTGCGGTGCAGCCCAGTGAGCTACCTGCTATGTAGCTACGTCCTAGTGCGTTATCAGATTTTCAGTGTAAGTTCAGGACCGTTACCAGGATCCTGTTTGGCAAGGCTGACTCAGAAACATGCAGATATGGGACTTGAGTTTCTCACAGCAGCTAAACAGGGGAGTACTGCAAGGACACATAGCTTCTCTAAGGCTTAAATCTTACAGCCACCCTCTAGCTCTCCCATCTGGCCCCTGCGCGTCACTGAGGCCATGCCCAGCAATATGCAGGATCATCCCTTTAAGGTGTCACCTGTAGGTTTCCAGGGAGCCCTCCCAAGCTACAGCTGCTGTCCTGGAGATTTCAGTACCAGCAGCCACACGGCCGGAGATCATCTGGGATGATTACTTAGGAGGGTTTCCCAAACCTGTCACTCCATAAACGCCTCTGTCTTGAGCATATGCTGTATCTCAAGGGGTTAACCAAGAGTTAATAGGGATAGATGTTAGCATGGACCCACAAACTGAGGGGAAAATGACATCATTTGCCTCCACATCTTCTCATGTGAGTACTTCTACTGGCAAATACTGCACCTTTACCATTTAAATACCCTGTCCTGGACGGGAAAGCCCTTTTATGCATTTCTACTGGAGCAAGCATTAGTAACAGTAAGTAGCTCCAAGGACATGGCTGTAAATGTCCACCACGTACAAAGATGTCAGTGTGTAGGTATTAGCCCCAGCTTGATATGATCCTCCGCTTAGGTTTGGCAGATGCTACACTGCTTTCTCTTCCCCAGTTAGCGTTGATGTTCTTCTCAAGTTCTCTTTTACTTTAATAAATTCTGGTGCATGTTCTTCATGCTTCTCTTGTCCTCTTTCCAGCTAGATGAAAGAACAGCGACGGTTATTAGCCTGCTAGGGAACAGAAGTGCAAGCCATTCACTACATTGTTGCATGTTGCACACTTAATTACTATTGGCCGGAGTCTGTTGCTCTTACTCACACCGAGTAGCCCCTTGTTCTGCTATTAGACCCGTtggtttcagtggagctattTATAGAGTCAGGTACTACTTaatgtgagtaagggtagcagatCTGTCCCTACAGAAATAAACAATGGCTAATTATAAAGTCTCATGTTAATGTAGTTATTACGCCTGGAACAGCTAAAGATTTCAGTTGTATGTAGTTAGAGAAACTAGACAGTAAAATCGGAATGAATGTCACGCAGTCATCTGGGCTGGCAGCAGGTCTGAAGGGAGGGGCCGGTCCCTGCCAGGCATGGGCGTAAGGAACGCTGTCGAGTAGGGCTGGCCGGCAACAAAAATACCGGTTTGTGACAAATGTCAAGGTGTTGCCATTAGGTTTCGTTCTGCAGCAGAACAGactgagaccttttgaaattttaCACCCGGAAAttgagagcgagtgacagagagTCTAGCCAATAACCCAGTGGTGAGGGCGtgcacctgggatgtgagaggcCACATCAGGCAGAACAAGGACCTGAACCTGGCTCCACATGGCCTAGGTAACAACCCTAACTGCTGGATTACTGGCTATTTCCAGGTGGGTCGCCCTCTCCCTGcgtttgaccagaaattccatcctggacctgagaaaccttccagCAAAAGCTTTGTCCATCCCAATACTTTCCCGGGGAAGGTTTTGGTTTGAGCGATGGGCATTTTCTGGTCAACAATTTCCGGCAGTCTCCGGCAGGTGTTGTGCCAGAGGCTGCCCGCTGGGGGCCGACTGGCTTCGCGTGCCACTACTCAGCCACTGTAGTTCCACAGTACCACCTCGCGCTCGGGGTAGAGAAAAGGCCATGGCTCCGTTCTGATGGAGCGCAAACCCTCTCTTTGGACGTGGCCCTTGTGCAGGGCACTTAATATAACATTGGGAgtgatttaaaattcagtttctaCCTGATCCAGCCTCTGCTGTCGCTTCAGGAGCTCTTGTTCAAATGGAGATTGCAGTTTCTTTGcctcttcttcttcctttttctgcCTGAGCAGCTGATTTCGCCGTCGGTGCTCAAGCACTCGCTGGAGCTCAGGCTTGCTCTCCACACCCAAGCCTCTGTGAATAGAGCACAGAGTATTTCTGAGCCGGAGCCCTTCAGCCCTGACTCTCATTGCTGTTAGAGGTGTGTGGAGCCTGCCGGTTCAGAGAGCTGGGGCGCAGTCTTCAGATCCAAACAGGAACATGGAAGACCTGAGCCAAAGCCCGCTGAAGTCAACAGAGAGATTCCCGACAGTTTCAGTGGGCATTGAATGGTTCTAAATGGCCCTTCCTCACCCACCGAACAATGACGCACGGCCTGGTGCCAAAATCGAAATAAATCACAGTAAATGAGATGGAAACTCACTTATTCCTGGGGTGGAGCTTATCCACTCTCCGAAACGACATGCAAAACCCAAGCAACATTAAAATAACATAATGAAGATTTTACACTTTAACTATAGGTTAATGACGTTTATTGGCTGGGAACATGTAGCGATATGTACCTGCTGTTAACCCATTAATGCATTAATAGGGGATGTGTAACATGTGTGATGTTTACAGTGCGTGGCTGGGAATCATGGGCATAGAAAGCTAGCCAGATCTGGTGCCCCATGTCCATTGCCACCGTCAGGTTCTGTGAGTTGGGGGAAGTGGGACAGTCTGCAGTGGCCTTTCTTATTGATTTGTAGCTAATTCTAAAAAGGGATCACTGGGCTGTGAgcctgtcatggaagtcacagattctgtgactttccaggacctccatgatttctgcagtggccagtgcagctggctccGGGGCTGCCCAAGcatgggcagcccctgggccagctgcacggctgctgctggggcagtcccaggccactgccccctccatcaCCCAGCAGCAGAAGAAGAGGTCTCGATCgctgtgcccccccccgccccagcagcagcaggggtccTTGGCTGCCACCACCcgtcccccctctccccaacacCTGCAGGGGTTCTTGGCTGCACACCACTGCCgatccccccccagcacccacggggGTCCTGGGCCaagcactgccccccccagagcacccacggcaTTCCTGGGCCactccctgccccgagcacccGCAGGCCACCCCCTGCCTTAGtgcacccaagatttagtcaggggacTTGTATagagtacaagtcatggacagattacgggccatgaatttttgtttactgcccgtgacctgtccatgacttttactaacaGTCCCGGTGACTAAAACGTAACCTTAATCGTGTGTAACTTTATAAGGCTGTTTAAGTGCctgagttttttcttttttaccggCAAGGGGAGTGGGTGCCAGCAATTAGCCCTGCAGTTTACCTCTAGCCCTCAAGCAGTTTATTTCCTCACTGTATCTAGTCTAGGTCCACCTCCACTCGCTTTATGGCTCTGCTGATTTTAGAGCTGGAGCTAACAGAGTGATGCTCCTGCCTGATGTAGAGAGTTTGGGCCTTTTGGCCAAAATAAAAGGCCCCTTTTCCTGAACGCACAAGTGTCTGTCAATAACGGAGGCAGTTTCACCCCTGAGATGTGTATTAATACAGCAGTGCTGGTCCGAGGAGCCGAGGTCTGCGACCTGATGGGCTCACTGGAAATGAGACATGTCCGGAGCTTTCACCTGCGTGTTAGCACATTGTAGGCACACGAGAGAAGGTCCTGAAGCAAATCCCTAGATTCAAGCACCTTCCATCATTGGGATGTTCAAAATCCAACCAGAACTagatttggatttttaaaacgCCTCCAACCTTCTTCATAATGGGCCACATGAACCCCTAAGACACCAGGTCAGAAGAACTCATGACTAGTTGATTCTCTATCTATAAAACACACCAAAACCACATTAAAATAACAAAGCCAAAcactcagaagtcaggaaatgccaaaattaaagcttcctgtgcatatgcattatgagacAGTCACCAATTACATGGGCACATATTGTTATTTTCAttaggacccctgcctcagtcagtgcACAGGGTGGGTGGTGTACAGGCCGTcttaattgtggcatttcctaacttgtgagGGCTTAGCTATGCCACTTTAATGTTCTTTCagcagtgtttgtgtgtgtgtaatttcctaggtttttttaaaaagcaaactggcATCATAGTGACACGCACGTGGGTGATCGGCTGGGTTAGACCCTTCAGATccacctcacacacacccctctgccgTTTGAGCAGCAACTGATAGCAAGAGCAGGTTGTCACTCTCTCGCACACACAGGCACAcgcactttgccagtgggtttcacttctgcctcttcccccacaagCTTGACCACTCtggctgaaactttttaaaaaacaattcagCCTGAACAGACACCTGACATAGACAGTTTCAACCCAAATAGTCATCAGTACCTGAAACCAGGGGTTTAGAATGGGAAGGGTTGGGCAACCTGCCCTGGCGAGATAACAGAATGAGTGAGAGGCTCAGGTGACTTGCCCGGGGCTGCATAGGGAATTGGTGACAGAGAACCCAGTGTCCTCATGAGTCTAATGCCCCAAACACAAGATCaccttttttcctctctttacACTACAGTGTGAGGGTCCCTACTCTTCTTCTAGGATTGGGGGAGGGTCTAAAATCTTCCCCACCACAGAGAAGATGAACCTGTCCCTTGTCAATATTAAAAATCCCTTTGATATAAATCACTAAAATCTCCTGTAATCACTTCTGCCTCATGGTGACTCCATACTTGACACATTTGCAACGCTTGCTCAGCTATAAATTCATATGAACTGATCCACTTATAGGGACACATCTACACTTGCTGAACTTTGAGAAGCAAAGACTTTGTTTAACTTTAGACTGACTGTGCTAAATTGTAAGAAACTAACAGACGCGCTTATTAAGAAGTGATCTCAGTGATATTGACACAGAATGGCCTTGACCAAGCCCCCTTGTCCAGGGCAATTGGAAAGTCAGTGTCCTTGGAGGACAATTTGGAGTAGTTTGGAATTGTACATTTTACTGAACTTCTAGAAGTAGTTGGGGAAGTTTTATTTTTTGAGGGAGAGGAATCAAAAGTTTTACAGCTGTCCGCTATGGGGAAAGACTGATTATACTGTGATCTGCCACATTTCTGTAGGCTTGATCCAAATTCCATGTAAATCAATGCGCTTTGGATCAGCTCCTAAAGCCCTTTAAAGCTGGATGAAATATTCTGAACACAGTTATATTTAACTGCAGATATGAGGCACATTTTGTACGATACCGGGCATCTTGCATTCTTCTGGAAAAAGGATTTTCTTGGTCACTTTTCACAAGGCcttgggcgggggaggggaagggggccaaCTGAAGCTTTGAGAAACCTAACTGGAGTTTAAAGAAAAGATGTCTGAGGTTCTCAAAAGAGAGAGCGAGCTTGTGGTAGTTTTGGCTGCATTCTGGGGACATCTAGTGGGCTAAGGGGAAGTAACATAAGGCAGCATGCCCAGCGCTCTACCATCAAATTGCAGCTCACTTTTGTATTGATCAATGAAAAGTTAAGCTAAACGAAGTGcattctctgctctgctcccagcgTGGTGTGCGCGGGTGACCTGTCCAAGTCCACATTATCACCTGTAATGTCAGGGTCAAGTCCAAGTCCAGGTTGTGTCAATATCAATGACCCCAATTTACTTTTGGAGGGCTTGATTGTTAGCAGATTAAATACCTTGATTTGTCTCTTACGATTACTGATGTCACTTTCAATCAGTCTGGCTGCTGTTTATAATTAGCTGAGCAAATGGATATTATTGTTATTTGATGATGTCAGATTTGCAAACAGCTCAGACTGTTAGGAAACATCCCACTGAGAGTCAGTAGAATTCGCTCCTTGCTCAAAGGGCTCTGTACCAAATGTGCTTTTACCTAGCTGCTTTCGAAATCATCGCTTTCCACGTTACTGCGGGAGTGCTGATGCACCTGTTGGGCCTAATTCCCAATTGCCATATTCCAgctttacactgctgtaactccATTAATTACAACATGGTTAAACTGGAGGAACatactggagaatcaggcccatgaatGCTAGCTCAGGCATTAACCTAGCACCAGTCTGCTTGTAGGGAAATGGGTGTCAGCATTTTCCCAGTATGCAGGAGCCTGCATTGATATGATCTGTGCTGTCAATAAACAGAGCAGTCCACCTTTCCCCAGCAAAAAATTCACACCAAACACTCCAAGAGGCATAGATGGGCTGTAAATCATGGCATTGcctggtgggcagggggagtAAGACAGGAGGGAGGGATGTTTGCGGGACACAAGACAAGACTCGGAGGGTTCAGCTGGCTGAGCGATCTGATTCTCGGAGGTGCttagcacctgcagctcccactgccttCCGTTGGAATGGCTGGTGAGCGCTCTGCagctctgaaaagcaggccactAGCTTTTAGGAACTTCCTAGCTTTTCCGAATGACAGAGCGATTCTTTTACAATCTGGGTCACAGCATGGCAGAGAAAAGCCGCCTCCCACTGTAGCCTGTTTCACGCCTTTTGCTGTTTGCCCATAACAGTAAAACGATTTGCCGCAATCGTCAAAGACCCAGCCTGTGGCTTTCTGACGAGTCACTGCTGCCTGCACTGATGTGACACCAGAAACCACAGTCTCCAGCCCAATGCAAAGGCCGCTGAAGAGGCATTTGCGTCTTTGCCTCACCTTTTGTGGTTCATAAGCAGCTCTCTGTGGAGCTCTTGGTGGCTTTTCGAGGCTTTTACAGGATTTAGGAGCTTCTTAGGTTTGATGAGATCCGGGTTTCCATCTATGTAGTCTGGGTGAGACATGAAATTCCTAACCTCAGGCCGCTCCCTCTGTATTTCTGAATACATAGACGctggaagagaaaagagaaggctCAGTATAGACAGGAACAAATTGAATTTGAGGTCAAAAATCCAACAGGTACACCTTCCTTTCACCCCGACCCCGGgtggtgtatgtatgtgtgtgtttgtgttttttagtAGCACCAGGTAGCCCCAGTGAAGAGCCAGgatgcttggtgctgtacaaacgcaaCAAAAAGggggtcccttccccaaagagcttacaagctaagtgtgtgggtgggtgtggcttggtgtgtgtgggtgtgcatgTACCCATGCAAAAAGTCTTGCTGTTCAGAAAATCCCCATGACAGTGTGAATTTTATACAAATGAATTAGTCCACTTGTTAAGCAGTGGCAGCTGCTCAGTTCACCGGCTACAGCATTTAATGACAATGATCGATTAACGCCCGTCGCTACGCTGCAATCGTTTACGACAATGAAATAGgtcataataaaacaaaagacaaacaCTGGCCCAGATACTCCCGTGGGGTGCTGCTCCTGTGCACCTTACTGCTCATGCATCCAGCCCCTAACGAGCGCAGAGCCTGGTGGACCCATGACGACAGGATGTGACCCCATAATCTGCTCCGAAGAAATTGTCATAAATTGTATGAAATCTTAAACTGTCAGTGATACCCTATTGGTCTACTGCTTTGtacccaaccctgtgccccagagCATCAAGATTACAGTTCACACATCTCATACTTAATATGTTAATATGTCAAAACCCGTGCTTGTGATGTTGTAATTGACAATATTTTGGATGTCAGACAAGCCTGCTGATGTGGTGCAAAGttcaataactttaaaaaatatatatttatacaaaaTGACCAAAACCACAGACTGAGAGCTAAAGTACGCGAACTTTCAAGGGTCTTTTAGCGCAATGCACAGCCAGGCTGACGAGGTTTGTGCCAGGATGCATAAAGGATGCATGCATGCAGAAATTGAAGTGGCCTGTACCGAGGAATTCATTCTTAACCACTCACTCATGCGTGTACAGTTTGGAAATTTACAAATCAGTGCAGCGTAACCTCAGGAAGCAAGTGCACACAGCACTATGTCAGGAACTCTCTCTCTTTTACACTGGTTTGGAGAGCATACTGGGGGGGCATTTGGGCCCGGGGAACAGCACGGCAaactgttggtttgcaacagctTTCTCTTTTCAGCTATAAAATCCATTTGAAAGAGCAATCAACGGAACAAGGCCGGCTAGGGTGATTCTTCCAGAATCAGTAAGAGTTCACCAAACTTAAAATGGGTTGCTAGCAAATAAACGTCTGTAAGAACGAATACTGCTGAGGAAAATGACTCAGTTCTGAACAGCTTCCCGTTGCATGTTAATGGGGCTAGAGCCCCAGCACGCTGggaatgaagaaaaacaaatcacATCCCATTACATCAGCGTAATTGGGGTGAAAAGTTCAGTACACATTTCAAGGTTGCTGGGATCCTGGGCCAACGATTTCTTATACCAAATTATTTTCCATTAGAATCATACATTATTATGGGCAGACGTGAAAGATGGCTGGGGGCAGCCGTTCAGTGACAAATGCCTGGCTGATTCATATACTtctggggcagaggtgggcaaactacagcccgtgggccacatctggcccgcgggactgtcctgcccggcccctgagctcccagtccaggaggctagtccccggcccctcccccgctgttccccctcccccgcagcctgagcGTGCTGCCCTGCCAGCGCTCTGACCCACCGCTCTTGCTGGGCAGCacggcagcgtggctggctctggcatggtaaggggggggcggggagtggggggtcccgggggggcagtcaggggacagggagcggttggatgggtcaggagttctgggggggcagtcagggagcgggggggttggatgggtcggagatactgggggggagtcagggagcgggggggttggatgggtgggggcttcaggggggcagtcagggagcgggggggttggatgggtcgggggttcgggggggcgctcaggggacagggagcagggggggtggatacagcatgggagtcccagggggcctgtcaggggttgggggtgtggataggagttggggcagtcaggggacagggagaaggaggggttggataaggggtgggggtcccaggaggcagttaggggtgggggtcccagggtacaggggggggggggggttggatgggtcagggattctgaggggggcagccagggggcgggaagtgggagtgggtagatggggggcaggggccaggctgtttggggaggcacagcctttcctactCGGCCCTCCGCATAGTTTTGCAACCctaatgtggccctcgggccaaaaagtttgcccacccctgttctagggccagatcctcagctggtgaaaatcaggcTTCAATGGAGGCCACTGATTTGCAGCAGTGGAGGGGGAGAGTTGGTCAGGATAATTTTgggtttaatttattttgtttcttcccttttccagaggaagaaaggggaaggatgAGAAAGCTAGGGGAGAAAATACCAAAAACCCAAGGGTTGTTCGTTTTGATTTGAATCAACTTGAAATGGAATTTTCATCCCAAATTGcgaagaaatgttttgtttcatttaatcaaaaaattgaaatgtttgaagaaaaatttggaaaaaaacaaacttgtttcttttcTTGCAAAGTTTTGCTTGGCAAATACTTACAGTACCTTTGAACAACCAGCCTGACTGAGGGTCTGGCCGTTAATGTCAGTGTTACCAGCATTTCAAATCTCAAATCAATACATTTGGGGTAAGAGGGTGgtgaacactggaatgcgttacctagggaggtggtagaatctccttccttagaggtttttaaggtcaggcttgacaaagccctggctgggatgatttaactgggaattggtcctgcttcgagcagggggttggactagatgaccttcaggggtcccttccaaccctgatattctatgattctatgattctatgattcttccaaAGGAAATTAGGCTCCTGAATTCATATTTAGGTACCTGAATACGTgatttgattttcaaaaatactgagCCCCAAttgtaggtgctggaactaggggtggtGGGGATGTGGTGACACCCCCcttgacttgaagtggtttccatcatagatagggtttgcagtttggttcaatggctctcaggacCTTCTCTGTACAAATTGTTCTCGCATCCCTGCACGCAAAAAGCTTCCACCGATGTCAAGATCAGAtgctgggtgttcagcacttttgaataTGAGGCCGTTGAAAGCCAAAGAGGGCGCAGGACTCATCTGTCCGCTTAGGTATGTCACTATCTTCATTCTGCTCACTGTGCGCTAGCTATTGGTGTCCGGCCCAGCCAGTGGGTAACAGAGCTGAAACCAAGTAGCAAGTTCAAAAGTAAACTCAAGCAGTAAGCACGTAAAAGCCCAGATCCCCAGTTGGTGTAAAtccctgcagctccagggacTTCAGCGAAGTAATGCCAATGTACAGCAGATAGGAATcaggctccattgacttcaagtcaGGGTTCACACCACCCCTAGTGTAGGCCAATGGCTAAATACTATTATCCGGCCCTTCACTTTTCCAACGTCGGGGTCTTCTCCAATAGTGGAGCCCAAAGACGTAGCCCTGGGTGAGGCTGGGGTGGGCCACGGCCCacccacttagcatccaggcccacTCCAATCTGTGCAGGTGTGTAGTCACTCGGGCGCCTGAAACCCAGGATGGAGCTACGTGCCCGCCCTTCAGAAAGCCGCACTCCGGCAGCTCTGCCCGGCCACGTCCTGAGCCGCCCCGTGCACGTGCCCAGCTCGGCAGGGGAAGCCCTGTGCCTGGGGGCACCAGCGCTAGGAACAGAGTGtggcggtgggggggagaggagcgagcaccGTCTGTCATTGCCCGTCCCCCCGAAAGTCGGGGCCCAACCAAATCTCCACTCCTAGCTATGCCGCTGGTGGAGCCTCCCGGacgacaggacactgggctagatggatctttagTCTGACTCGggctggctgttcttatgtaaagcTTCACAGGTCCTTTGCCTGCTGCAGTTCAGGGTGTAATTTATAGTGGGTGGAGTATAAAAAGAAAAGCGAGACCGTGAAAAGTGCCTGTGTTCCCTGAAACAGGACTCAGGGCTTGCCTGTGGGTTAAGGACCCAGGCATCTCTTCCATCGCACTCTACCAGACGGGCCCCCGATGGCCAAATGACCTCTAGTGGAGCTGAGCCAAAGTTTTCAGGCCTGGCTGTCACTAATATCAAAGCCATAAGGCTATGAGCTGGCTTAGTATCGTCAGTCAGAGGGTTTGTGTGGTCACCCACGTTCCCTCTCTGCAGCACCGGGCCCGTATTTGCAAGGTTCAGTCATATGTCAGTGGGATCTGGCCCCTTGCaatgggccaatgggagctgcgggggtgagAGCAGCtcgtggagcctcctggcccccttgccgaagccggacctgctggctgcttcagggGTGCAGTGCagagtcaggacaggcagggagcctgccttagccccactgcaccgctgaccgggatccacctgaggtaagcccgcccaaccccgagccccaatcccctgccccagccctgagcccccaaacccagagccccctcctgcagcccaaactcctcatcctcagccccaccccagagcctgcacccccacagATGGAGCCCTCaatttggttttgtgcgattagaaagttggcagccctaccaGCCCCTATAAaagccactgacttgctgttcaCATACGTTCCCTTTCCTCATCGCTAGACATTTCAGGCTTTCTAGGGAAGGCGCTTTTCAGGGTGAAAAAGGCCAGAGTATGTAGATCTGAGAAAGGCCATGGACGTTGGTGGGCGTTTGGCTTGGGCTTAGCATGCGGCAGTTTCCTCCCCACCCATGCAGAGCTGTGCAA
This genomic interval carries:
- the FAM107A gene encoding actin-associated protein FAM107A isoform X2, whose protein sequence is MSQRVEDQVRVPPGATGLYRAMLVKSASMYSEIQRERPEVRNFMSHPDYIDGNPDLIKPKKLLNPVKASKSHQELHRELLMNHKRGLGVESKPELQRVLEHRRRNQLLRQKKEEEEAKKLQSPFEQELLKRQQRLDQLERGQEKHEEHAPEFIKVKENLRRTSTLTGEEKAV
- the FAM107A gene encoding actin-associated protein FAM107A isoform X1, yielding MGAAHGKKKEYSLPSTFPNGSGKHVVNGSASMYSEIQRERPEVRNFMSHPDYIDGNPDLIKPKKLLNPVKASKSHQELHRELLMNHKRGLGVESKPELQRVLEHRRRNQLLRQKKEEEEAKKLQSPFEQELLKRQQRLDQLERGQEKHEEHAPEFIKVKENLRRTSTLTGEEKAV